A region from the Janthinobacterium agaricidamnosum genome encodes:
- the narJ gene encoding nitrate reductase molybdenum cofactor assembly chaperone, translated as MHHYQVLSRLLLYPEPELIAHLPQLEAALAAVPEQQALLRPLLAHLESSSLIDLQQQYVATFDRNPSHSLHLFEHIHGESRDRGQAMVDLMEEYKRHGLQMVGDDLPDFVPLFLEFLAQLDEAVSAPLLGDAVHVLAHIGRKLTANGSPYAPVFTVLERLSPVAAEMLAEPPVRDMDEALETFGPGADGVEPLLRQAPGGVHPVHFHPQPRRAA; from the coding sequence ATGCATCACTATCAAGTCCTCTCGCGCCTGCTGCTGTATCCCGAGCCCGAGCTGATCGCGCACCTGCCGCAACTGGAGGCCGCGCTGGCGGCCGTGCCGGAGCAGCAGGCGCTGTTGCGGCCCTTGCTGGCGCACCTGGAAAGCAGCAGCCTGATCGACCTGCAGCAGCAGTACGTGGCCACATTCGACCGCAATCCCTCGCACTCGCTGCACCTGTTCGAGCATATCCACGGCGAATCGCGCGACCGGGGCCAGGCCATGGTCGACCTGATGGAGGAATACAAGCGCCACGGCCTGCAGATGGTGGGCGACGACTTGCCCGACTTCGTGCCCCTGTTCCTGGAGTTTTTGGCGCAGCTCGACGAGGCAGTCTCGGCGCCGCTGCTGGGCGACGCCGTCCACGTGCTGGCCCACATCGGCCGCAAGCTGACGGCCAACGGCAGCCCGTATGCGCCCGTCTTCACCGTGCTCGAACGCCTGAGTCCCGTGGCGGCCGAAATGCTGGCCGAACCGCCGGTGCGCGACATGGATGAAGCGCTGGAAACCTTCGGTCCCGGTGCGGATGGCGTCGAGCCCTTGCTGCGTCAAGCCCCGGGCGGCGTCCATCCCGTGCATTTTCACCCGCAGCCGCGCCGCGCCGCTTGA
- the narH gene encoding nitrate reductase subunit beta: MKIRAQIGMVLNLDKCIGCHTCSVTCKNVWTSRDGVEYAWFNNVETKPGIGYPKQWENQDKWNGGWRRTDSGKIEPRQGSRLKILANIFANPNLPAIDEYYEPFTYDYEHLQSAPLSQTPPTARPISVLTGKKMEKIEWGPNWEDDLGGEFAQRSKDKLFDNMQKEMYGTFENTFMMYLPRLCEHCLNPTCVASCPSGSVYKREDDGIVLIDQDKCRGWRMCISGCPYKKIYYNWSSGKAEKCTFCFPRIEAGQPTVCSETCVGRIRYLGVLLYDADKIEAAASVPQEQDLYQAQLGLFLDPHDPAIIAEARRQGIPDLWLDAAVKSPVYKMAVEWKVAFPLHPEYRTLPMVWYVPPLSPIQAAAESGKLGVNGMLPDTQSLRIPVQYLANLLTAGDQPPIVTALDRMLAMRAYMRSKTVEKVENLTVLKQVGLTQAQVEDMYHIMAIANYEDRFVIPSSHKEMAEDSFNEKGSCGFSFGNGCSDGSSEPTLFGKKKHGSAIFMQMPKSRKTAPGA; this comes from the coding sequence ATGAAAATCAGAGCGCAAATCGGCATGGTGCTGAACCTGGACAAGTGCATCGGCTGCCACACCTGTTCCGTCACCTGCAAGAACGTGTGGACCAGCCGCGACGGCGTCGAGTACGCATGGTTCAACAACGTGGAAACCAAGCCCGGCATCGGCTATCCGAAGCAGTGGGAAAACCAGGACAAGTGGAATGGCGGCTGGCGCCGCACGGACTCTGGCAAGATCGAGCCGCGCCAGGGCAGCCGTTTGAAGATCCTGGCCAATATCTTCGCCAATCCGAACCTGCCCGCCATCGACGAGTACTACGAGCCGTTCACCTACGACTACGAGCACCTGCAAAGCGCGCCGCTGTCGCAGACGCCGCCGACGGCCCGTCCGATCTCCGTGCTGACGGGGAAAAAGATGGAAAAAATCGAGTGGGGCCCGAACTGGGAAGATGACTTGGGCGGCGAGTTTGCCCAGCGCAGCAAGGACAAGCTGTTCGACAACATGCAGAAGGAGATGTACGGCACGTTCGAAAACACCTTCATGATGTATCTGCCGCGTCTGTGCGAGCATTGCCTCAATCCGACGTGCGTGGCGTCTTGCCCGTCCGGCTCCGTGTACAAGCGCGAAGACGACGGCATCGTGCTGATCGACCAGGACAAGTGCCGCGGCTGGCGCATGTGCATCTCCGGTTGCCCGTACAAGAAGATTTACTACAATTGGTCGTCCGGCAAGGCGGAGAAGTGCACGTTCTGCTTCCCCCGCATCGAGGCCGGCCAGCCTACCGTGTGCTCGGAAACGTGCGTGGGCCGCATCCGCTACCTGGGCGTGCTGCTGTACGACGCCGACAAGATCGAGGCTGCCGCCTCCGTGCCGCAGGAGCAGGACCTGTACCAGGCGCAATTGGGCCTGTTCCTCGATCCGCACGACCCGGCCATCATCGCCGAGGCGCGCCGCCAGGGCATCCCGGACCTTTGGCTCGATGCTGCCGTCAAGTCGCCCGTCTACAAGATGGCCGTCGAGTGGAAAGTGGCGTTCCCGCTGCATCCCGAATACCGCACCTTGCCGATGGTGTGGTACGTGCCGCCGCTGTCGCCGATCCAGGCAGCCGCCGAATCTGGCAAGCTGGGCGTGAACGGCATGCTGCCCGACACCCAAAGCCTGCGCATTCCCGTGCAGTACCTGGCCAATTTGCTGACGGCCGGCGACCAGCCGCCCATCGTCACGGCGCTGGACCGCATGCTGGCCATGCGTGCCTACATGCGCAGCAAGACGGTCGAGAAGGTGGAGAACCTCACGGTGCTCAAGCAAGTGGGATTGACCCAGGCGCAGGTGGAGGACATGTACCACATCATGGCCATCGCCAATTACGAAGACCGCTTCGTTATCCCCAGCAGCCACAAGGAAATGGCCGAGGACAGCTTCAACGAGAAGGGTTCGTGCGGCTTCAGTTTCGGCAACGGCTGCTCGGACGGCAGCAGCGAACCGACCTTGTTCGGCAAGAAAAAACACGGTTCGGCCATCTTCATGCAGATGCCGAAGTCGCGCAAAACGGCGCCTGGCGCCTAA
- a CDS encoding type IV pili methyl-accepting chemotaxis transducer N-terminal domain-containing protein has product MKFKAMFSSWQKLSTKIVGALLLMLVLALSAIGCTLFLSWQLEGSSAAINETGRLRMQTYRLTLLLASDAREQARQQVLLIDETLAKIGHGDPQRPLFLPPSTAIKSEFERIGVAWRSALRPAALAADSIVRARQFEHDADTFVGQVDQLVRLIEHDSEQRTFWLRASQLILVGMAVIGTVSMIYLMFMLIIEPVTRLRLGMQRMKERDFSVRLAVESNDEFGQLASGFNQMADRLQALYGNLEEGVRSKTATLEYRNRELALLYESAAFLQRPQPLEDICGGFMQRIVDYFEADGSTVRVLDAERGNLHMVVHTGLSEELVASEHCLKVGDCLCGTAVEMKVAKVHDMRRIDKAHELRCHREGFATVSVFHIHAHEQHLGFFNLHFRHARVFSARELALLETLGQLLGIALENLRLAAREREMAISEERNLVAQGLHDSIAQSLNFLNLQVQMLDDSVRNARFDEVAGIVPALHAGVKESYEDVRELLANFRSRLMEDDLIGSLRAALEKFRRQTGIDAELLADVDGAPFPREQQLQLLFIVQEALSNIRKHAQASHVEVRLADHQDFTLTISDNGVGFDAAAVLEKGDSHVGIHIMRERAQRIDATFDVHACPGGGTTVELHLSREQRRAA; this is encoded by the coding sequence ATGAAATTCAAGGCGATGTTTTCCTCCTGGCAGAAGCTGTCGACCAAGATCGTCGGCGCGCTGCTGCTCATGCTGGTGCTGGCCTTGAGCGCCATCGGCTGCACCCTGTTTTTGTCGTGGCAGCTCGAAGGCAGTTCGGCCGCCATCAACGAGACGGGCCGGCTGCGCATGCAGACCTACCGCCTGACCCTGCTGCTTGCCAGCGACGCCCGCGAGCAGGCGCGCCAGCAAGTGCTGCTGATCGACGAGACCCTGGCCAAGATCGGCCACGGCGACCCGCAGCGTCCCCTGTTCCTGCCCCCCAGCACGGCTATCAAGTCCGAATTCGAACGCATCGGCGTCGCCTGGCGCAGTGCCTTGCGTCCGGCCGCCCTGGCCGCCGATTCCATTGTGCGCGCGCGCCAGTTCGAGCATGACGCCGACACCTTCGTGGGACAGGTGGACCAGCTGGTGCGCCTGATCGAGCACGACAGCGAACAGCGCACCTTCTGGCTGCGCGCCTCGCAGCTGATCCTCGTCGGCATGGCCGTCATCGGCACGGTCAGCATGATTTACCTGATGTTCATGCTCATCATCGAACCGGTGACGCGGCTGCGCCTGGGCATGCAGCGCATGAAGGAGCGCGACTTCAGCGTGCGCCTGGCCGTCGAGAGCAATGACGAATTTGGCCAGCTGGCCAGCGGCTTCAACCAGATGGCCGACCGCCTGCAGGCGCTGTACGGCAACCTGGAAGAGGGCGTGCGCAGCAAGACGGCCACGCTCGAATACCGCAACCGCGAGCTTGCGCTGCTGTATGAAAGCGCCGCCTTTTTGCAGCGCCCGCAGCCGCTGGAAGACATCTGCGGCGGTTTCATGCAGCGCATCGTCGATTATTTCGAGGCCGACGGCTCCACCGTGCGCGTGCTCGACGCCGAGCGGGGCAACCTGCACATGGTGGTGCATACGGGCCTGTCCGAAGAACTGGTGGCGTCCGAGCATTGCCTGAAGGTGGGCGACTGCCTGTGCGGCACGGCCGTCGAGATGAAGGTGGCGAAAGTGCACGACATGCGGCGCATCGACAAGGCGCACGAGCTGCGCTGCCACCGCGAGGGCTTTGCCACCGTCTCCGTTTTCCATATCCACGCGCACGAACAGCACCTGGGCTTTTTCAACCTGCATTTCCGCCATGCGCGCGTGTTTTCCGCGCGCGAGCTGGCCTTGCTGGAAACCCTGGGCCAGCTGCTGGGCATCGCGCTGGAAAACCTGCGCCTGGCCGCGCGCGAACGCGAGATGGCCATTTCCGAAGAGCGCAACCTGGTGGCGCAGGGTCTGCACGACAGCATCGCGCAAAGCCTCAACTTCCTCAACCTGCAGGTGCAGATGCTCGACGACTCCGTGCGCAATGCGCGTTTCGACGAGGTGGCGGGCATCGTGCCGGCCCTGCACGCGGGCGTGAAGGAAAGCTACGAGGACGTGCGCGAACTGCTGGCCAATTTCCGCAGCCGCCTGATGGAAGATGACCTGATCGGCTCCCTGCGCGCGGCGCTCGAGAAATTCCGCCGCCAGACGGGCATCGACGCCGAGCTGCTGGCCGACGTCGACGGCGCGCCATTCCCCCGCGAGCAGCAATTGCAGTTATTATTCATCGTGCAGGAAGCGCTGTCGAACATCCGCAAGCACGCGCAGGCCAGCCACGTCGAGGTGCGTCTCGCCGATCACCAGGATTTTACGCTGACGATCAGCGACAATGGCGTCGGCTTCGACGCTGCCGCCGTGCTGGAAAAGGGCGACAGCCATGTCGGCATCCATATCATGCGCGAGCGCGCGCAGCGCATCGACGCCACGTTCGACGTGCATGCCTGCCCCGGTGGCGGCACGACCGTCGAACTGCATTTGTCGCGCGAGCAGCGCCGCGCCGCCTAA
- the moaA gene encoding GTP 3',8-cyclase MoaA yields MGSVKLQDRFGRSIDYVRLSVTDRCDLRCGYCMPKGFRGFEEPKDWLTFDEIERLLGIFVRLGTRRVRLTGGEPLLRRNLPQLAQRLSALPGLDDLSLSTNATQLGKHAVALRAAGVDRINVSLDSLDRACMQQITGRDSLQPILDGLMAGKAAGFDPIKINMVAMRGVNDGQIEAMAAFCIEQQFILRLIEAMPMGSTGRNASYMPLGPVRERLAARFGLVPQAMELGGGPARYMATPDGRSSIGFITPMSQHFCATCNRVRLSVDGTLYLCLGQEEKFAFGPMLRGGATDAQIEAAIRAAIELKPQQHDFNTQPDKIIRFMAQTGG; encoded by the coding sequence ATGGGTAGCGTCAAGTTGCAGGACCGTTTTGGCCGTTCGATCGATTATGTGCGGCTGTCCGTCACCGACCGCTGCGATTTGCGCTGCGGTTATTGCATGCCCAAGGGATTTCGCGGCTTCGAGGAGCCGAAGGACTGGCTGACGTTCGACGAGATCGAGCGCCTGCTGGGCATTTTCGTGCGCCTCGGCACGCGCCGCGTGCGGCTGACGGGCGGCGAACCGCTGTTGCGGCGCAATCTGCCGCAGCTGGCGCAAAGGCTGTCCGCGCTGCCCGGTCTGGACGACCTGTCGCTGTCGACCAACGCCACCCAACTGGGCAAGCATGCCGTGGCCTTGCGCGCGGCCGGCGTGGACCGCATCAACGTCAGCCTCGATTCGCTCGACCGCGCCTGCATGCAGCAGATCACGGGGCGCGACAGCCTGCAGCCCATTCTGGATGGCCTGATGGCGGGCAAGGCGGCCGGTTTCGACCCGATCAAGATCAATATGGTGGCCATGCGCGGCGTCAATGACGGCCAGATCGAGGCCATGGCGGCCTTCTGCATCGAGCAGCAGTTCATCCTGCGCCTGATCGAAGCCATGCCGATGGGCAGCACGGGCCGCAATGCCAGCTACATGCCGCTGGGTCCCGTGCGCGAACGCCTGGCGGCCCGCTTCGGCCTGGTGCCACAGGCGATGGAACTGGGGGGAGGGCCGGCGCGCTACATGGCGACCCCCGACGGACGCTCGAGCATCGGCTTCATTACGCCCATGTCGCAGCATTTTTGCGCCACCTGCAACCGCGTGCGCCTGTCCGTCGACGGCACCCTGTATTTGTGCCTGGGACAGGAAGAGAAATTCGCGTTTGGCCCCATGCTGCGCGGCGGGGCCACGGATGCGCAGATCGAGGCGGCGATCCGCGCCGCCATCGAACTGAAGCCGCAGCAGCATGATTTCAATACGCAGCCCGATAAAATTATCAGGTTCATGGCGCAGACGGGCGGCTGA
- the narI gene encoding respiratory nitrate reductase subunit gamma, with translation MSNYLHQFVYGIYPYIALAIFFLGSLIRFDREQYTWKSDSSQLLHRGSLRLGNILFHIGIIGLLFGHAAGLLTPVWVWDTLGVSHSLKQGVAMAAGGVMGGLCLAGILILLARRFGNARLRAVTTAGDKLVMVWILLTLLLGLSSIFVSASHMDGHMMVLLMNWAQHIVTLRGDAASFIVDAPLVFKLHLFMGMSLFVIFPFTRLVHVWSGFGAIGYLGRAYQLVRRR, from the coding sequence ATGAGTAATTATTTGCATCAATTTGTGTATGGCATTTATCCATACATCGCGCTGGCCATCTTTTTTCTCGGCAGCCTGATCCGTTTCGACCGCGAGCAATACACGTGGAAGTCCGATTCCAGCCAGCTGCTGCACCGCGGCAGCCTGCGTTTGGGCAATATCCTGTTCCACATCGGCATCATCGGCCTGCTGTTCGGCCATGCGGCCGGCTTGCTGACCCCAGTCTGGGTGTGGGATACCTTGGGCGTGTCGCATAGCCTGAAGCAGGGCGTGGCCATGGCGGCCGGCGGCGTGATGGGCGGCCTGTGCCTGGCCGGCATCCTGATCCTGCTGGCGCGCCGCTTCGGCAATGCACGGCTGCGCGCCGTCACCACGGCCGGCGACAAGCTGGTGATGGTGTGGATCTTGCTGACCTTGCTGCTGGGCCTGTCGTCAATCTTCGTCTCGGCATCGCACATGGATGGCCACATGATGGTCTTGCTGATGAACTGGGCGCAGCACATCGTCACCCTCCGCGGCGACGCCGCCAGCTTCATCGTCGATGCGCCGCTGGTGTTCAAGCTGCACCTGTTCATGGGCATGTCGCTGTTCGTCATCTTCCCGTTCACCCGTCTGGTGCACGTGTGGAGCGGCTTTGGCGCCATCGGTTACCTGGGACGCGCCTATCAACTGGTGCGCCGCCGTTAA
- a CDS encoding response regulator, with the protein METPDKPITVMLVDDHALFRSGIRSLLQRHTDFSVVGEAADGVEGIKRAIQLQPDVVLLDLNMAGMSGVEALQLMQHDCPDTAIVMLTVSEDAEDLATALRAGACGYLIKNIDADYLVRAIRRAAAGEVVIAEAMTGKLVAQLQAGTRREEPVSELDKLTPREKEIIDCLSRGESNKGIARTLDLAESTVKIHVQNVLKKLNLTSRVQAAVYAVEHRQGK; encoded by the coding sequence ATGGAGACTCCCGATAAACCGATCACCGTCATGCTGGTGGACGACCACGCGCTGTTCCGCAGCGGCATACGCTCGCTGCTGCAGCGCCATACGGATTTTTCCGTCGTCGGCGAGGCGGCCGATGGCGTGGAAGGCATCAAGCGCGCCATCCAGCTGCAGCCCGACGTGGTGCTGCTGGACCTGAACATGGCCGGCATGTCCGGCGTGGAAGCGCTGCAGCTGATGCAGCACGACTGCCCCGATACGGCCATCGTCATGCTGACCGTGTCGGAAGACGCAGAAGACCTGGCCACGGCCCTGCGCGCGGGCGCCTGCGGCTATTTGATCAAGAATATCGACGCCGACTACCTGGTGCGCGCCATCCGCCGCGCGGCGGCCGGCGAAGTCGTCATCGCCGAAGCGATGACGGGCAAGCTGGTGGCGCAGCTGCAGGCGGGCACGCGGCGCGAGGAACCCGTGTCGGAACTCGACAAGCTCACCCCGCGCGAAAAGGAAATCATCGACTGCCTGTCGCGCGGCGAGAGCAACAAGGGCATCGCCCGCACCCTGGACCTGGCCGAAAGCACGGTCAAGATCCACGTGCAGAACGTGCTGAAAAAACTCAACCTCACGAGCCGCGTGCAGGCGGCCGTGTACGCGGTCGAGCACCGCCAGGGCAAGTAG
- a CDS encoding peptidylprolyl isomerase → MGISVNGIDIDDADIAQELPHHDGAGNPLKQAVHELVLRRLLLAEAQRLGVQGGSDDDRIEALFAQEVRVPPADDAACRTFYAQRPQLFRSGALVEARHILFQVTPEAPLELLRTTAQAVLDALKLAPERFAELAAQYSNCPSGALGGSLGQLSPGQSVPEFDALVFRLEAGALAGHLLETRFGYHIVQVLRRVEGQAIPYEAVQAQIADRLARAAWQRAVHQYLHLLVGRADIAGIELEGTASPLVQ, encoded by the coding sequence ATGGGAATCTCCGTCAATGGCATCGATATCGACGATGCCGACATCGCGCAGGAACTGCCGCATCACGACGGTGCCGGCAATCCGCTGAAACAGGCCGTGCATGAACTGGTGCTGCGCCGGCTGCTGCTGGCCGAGGCGCAGCGCCTCGGCGTGCAGGGCGGCAGCGATGACGACCGCATCGAGGCGCTGTTTGCGCAGGAAGTGCGCGTGCCGCCCGCCGACGATGCGGCTTGCCGCACCTTTTATGCACAGCGCCCGCAGCTGTTTCGCAGCGGGGCGCTGGTCGAGGCGCGCCACATCCTGTTTCAGGTGACGCCGGAGGCGCCTTTGGAGCTGCTGCGCACGACGGCGCAAGCCGTGCTCGATGCCCTGAAACTGGCGCCCGAGCGCTTCGCCGAACTGGCGGCGCAGTATTCGAACTGTCCGTCGGGCGCCCTGGGCGGTAGCCTGGGCCAGCTGTCGCCGGGCCAGAGCGTGCCGGAATTCGACGCCCTCGTGTTCCGCCTGGAGGCAGGCGCGCTGGCCGGCCATTTGCTGGAAACGCGCTTCGGCTACCACATCGTGCAGGTGCTGCGCCGGGTCGAAGGCCAGGCCATCCCGTACGAAGCGGTGCAGGCGCAGATCGCCGACCGCCTGGCGCGGGCGGCGTGGCAGCGCGCCGTGCACCAGTATCTGCACCTGCTCGTGGGGCGCGCGGACATCGCCGGTATCGAGCTCGAAGGCACTGCCAGCCCGCTGGTTCAGTAA
- a CDS encoding NnrS family protein, whose protein sequence is MAITPISEPSPPSTTAGAAPWHAGHAVWQLGFRPFYLLAAVFAAIAIPLWLASYAGLLPGGLQVGLGWHMHEMVFGFALAVVVGFLYTAGRNWTGLPTPHGAQLMALAGLWLAGRVAMLCGPGLLPALVDWLFLPLAAWPLYQVLRRSGNTRNLFLVGLLALLALANALFHAAVLGALPLSLFVPVQAAIFIIVLIESVIGARVIPMFTRNGAPGSTPVASPKRALVAVACMAAAAIAWLAGAPAWLTAPLALCAAGVSLANLLAWQPQRTVRVPLLWILHLSYAWIGIGFALLAAASLGLLPASAALHALTVGSMAGLIIGMMTRTTLGHTGRALKGGRAEAAMYWLIQLGALARLLAAVGPAALSMPLLLAAGACWSLAFGLYACVYAPYLWRARVDGREG, encoded by the coding sequence ATGGCCATCACCCCGATCAGCGAACCTTCTCCACCTTCCACGACAGCAGGCGCCGCTCCCTGGCATGCCGGCCACGCCGTCTGGCAACTGGGCTTCCGCCCGTTCTACCTGCTGGCGGCCGTGTTTGCGGCCATCGCCATTCCCCTGTGGCTGGCCAGCTATGCGGGCCTGCTGCCGGGCGGTCTGCAGGTGGGTCTGGGATGGCACATGCATGAAATGGTGTTCGGCTTCGCGCTGGCCGTCGTCGTCGGTTTCCTCTATACGGCGGGGCGCAACTGGACGGGCTTGCCCACGCCGCACGGTGCGCAGCTGATGGCGCTGGCGGGGCTGTGGCTGGCGGGACGCGTGGCCATGCTGTGCGGTCCCGGCCTGCTGCCGGCGCTGGTCGACTGGCTGTTCCTGCCGCTGGCCGCCTGGCCCCTGTACCAGGTGCTGCGCCGCTCGGGCAATACGCGCAATCTGTTCCTCGTCGGTCTGCTGGCCTTGCTGGCGCTGGCCAATGCCCTGTTCCACGCGGCCGTGCTGGGCGCTCTGCCGCTGTCGCTGTTTGTGCCCGTGCAGGCGGCCATCTTCATCATCGTGCTGATCGAATCGGTGATCGGCGCGCGCGTCATTCCCATGTTTACCCGCAATGGCGCACCTGGCAGCACGCCGGTGGCCAGCCCGAAACGCGCGCTGGTCGCCGTGGCCTGCATGGCGGCGGCCGCGATCGCGTGGCTGGCCGGCGCGCCCGCCTGGCTGACGGCGCCGCTGGCCTTGTGCGCGGCAGGCGTATCGCTGGCCAATCTGCTGGCCTGGCAGCCGCAGCGCACGGTGCGCGTGCCGCTGCTGTGGATTTTGCACCTGTCGTATGCGTGGATCGGCATCGGCTTTGCGCTGCTGGCGGCTGCCAGCCTGGGTCTGCTGCCGGCCAGCGCCGCCTTGCACGCGCTGACGGTGGGATCGATGGCGGGCCTGATCATCGGCATGATGACGCGCACCACCCTGGGCCACACGGGACGTGCGCTCAAGGGCGGCAGGGCGGAAGCGGCGATGTACTGGCTGATCCAGCTGGGCGCGCTGGCGCGCCTGCTGGCCGCCGTCGGTCCCGCCGCGCTGTCCATGCCGCTGCTGCTGGCCGCCGGCGCGTGCTGGTCGCTGGCCTTCGGCCTGTATGCGTGCGTGTATGCGCCTTATTTGTGGCGCGCCAGGGTGGATGGCCGCGAAGGCTAG